A single genomic interval of Clostridium facile harbors:
- the holA gene encoding DNA polymerase III subunit delta — MPYISDKELVKQVRQNQFYSVYFLYGQENYLLEKTASLLFRKAVTGQPLFNFVKVDGAKATLEQLSNEVETLPMMSEHRCIAVEDMDLEKLGKSQLKQLEQMIQDLPETTILIFWYPGREVILKKSSTYRNFSKLVEKIGCVTEFVLKTRSDLVKILCKQAEKLGSAISTKAAYDLIDLCGTELNSLLHELDKLAFYALGREITRDDIFQLVTPSVESSSFDLAKAVLQGQYQKAFQILDRLLSQQQDEILLLSAMNTSFLDIYRARAAQSAGQNEDAILQAYSYKGREFRMRNAMRDCSRFSMGQIKRCLDCLMEADIKLKSSRVDHRIILETAVGKMILARQEVKG; from the coding sequence ATGCCTTATATATCGGATAAAGAGCTGGTGAAGCAGGTTCGTCAAAATCAATTTTATTCTGTATACTTTTTGTATGGGCAGGAAAATTACCTGTTGGAAAAAACAGCGAGTCTTCTGTTCCGAAAAGCGGTTACTGGTCAACCACTATTTAATTTTGTAAAGGTAGATGGGGCAAAAGCGACTTTGGAGCAATTGTCCAACGAAGTGGAAACACTGCCTATGATGTCAGAACACCGTTGTATCGCGGTGGAAGATATGGACTTAGAAAAATTAGGGAAATCACAACTGAAACAGCTAGAACAGATGATTCAGGATTTGCCAGAAACCACTATTTTGATTTTTTGGTATCCTGGACGGGAAGTTATATTAAAAAAATCCAGCACATACCGTAATTTTTCTAAACTGGTTGAGAAAATTGGTTGTGTAACTGAATTTGTGTTAAAAACCCGTTCTGATCTAGTAAAAATCCTTTGCAAACAGGCAGAAAAATTGGGGAGTGCTATCAGTACAAAAGCGGCATATGATTTGATTGACCTTTGTGGGACAGAGCTAAATTCGTTATTACATGAACTAGATAAGTTGGCCTTTTATGCTTTGGGGAGAGAAATTACTAGGGATGATATTTTCCAATTGGTGACCCCCAGTGTAGAAAGCTCTTCTTTTGACCTTGCGAAAGCGGTACTACAAGGACAATATCAAAAAGCATTTCAGATTTTGGATAGGCTGTTATCCCAGCAACAGGATGAGATATTGCTTTTATCTGCTATGAATACTTCTTTTTTGGATATTTATCGTGCCCGAGCAGCACAAAGCGCAGGGCAGAATGAAGATGCGATCTTACAGGCGTATTCTTATAAAGGCAGGGAGTTTCGGATGAGGAACGCTATGCGGGATTGTTCCCGCTTTTCTATGGGGCAGATAAAACGCTGTTTGGATTGCCTGATGGAAGCGGATATCAAGTTGAAATCTTCCAGGGTAGACCACCGTATTATCTTGGAAACAGCAGTTGGTAAAATGATTCTGGCTAGGCAAGAGGTGAAGGGATGA
- a CDS encoding ComEC/Rec2 family competence protein, which translates to MTRPMLKLGGGFAAGLLVASFFSGKLIWILAVLPASISFLFYFKRKFRPFCLFCFSLAVGVAYLGFYQVFVYQPAVAWDGETVPVKAVMYDCTEDMNGTMEYLFRVKEIDHKKVAGYYYLRSNTSTQLPCQYGDICQFTGELVRISKSNQLTIDDQAKTKYFFLSTDFDEVQDFEVVSHNRFSFQAMLFQLRDRIIQVFEEHLQPEQAAVLSGMLLGQKEKIPYSVTESFRLAGYSHMLAVSGLHLSILMALIIGTLSKIRVPRKVSSLLGIVFIFLFALLTGCSPSVVRAGIMMGAILIGKLMDAKADSVNSLGLAAGLILIISPFSILNLSFLLSFSATFGLVLLARPLSKRIFEKIKLKSSLVRFLVEGFSVGVSATIFTIPVIVASFSQFVWVSPISNLLAIPLATVILCFGFFIAILGLLLPQVSFLLAPICYLENASIWGLEQLAKLFSHVPPIPLHYDFVQLWCVLSLVLVLIAVGIHKNKFLALVACASVTCLVAGAVSYQITVSNQMIMAIVDGSYGYSVILQKDGTTVLLNCGGYRGGYHTLSYLQGKGTQKVDLLVLTDANKKEAAGVPFLLENQQVDWICVPEEGTMLGDIMQSDLSNTHVVEDTSIQINWDDFCLILDDQSVFCKWGEVTIAMGNYPPVPEGEIVTFYLKNGKTTRKPVDFSVKYDIILENNQVLLQNGETVYQTESNLVELVCDEKGQVK; encoded by the coding sequence ATGACACGACCAATGTTAAAACTAGGTGGCGGTTTTGCAGCTGGTTTATTGGTTGCATCCTTTTTTAGTGGAAAGCTGATTTGGATATTGGCAGTTTTGCCAGCATCCATCAGCTTTTTATTTTACTTTAAGCGAAAATTTCGTCCGTTCTGTCTATTTTGTTTTTCTTTGGCAGTTGGAGTGGCATATTTGGGGTTTTATCAAGTATTTGTGTACCAGCCAGCTGTAGCGTGGGACGGAGAAACTGTTCCAGTAAAAGCGGTAATGTATGATTGTACAGAAGACATGAATGGAACGATGGAATATTTATTCCGTGTAAAAGAAATTGATCACAAAAAAGTTGCGGGCTACTATTATTTACGCAGTAATACCTCTACTCAATTGCCCTGTCAATATGGGGATATATGCCAGTTTACTGGAGAACTAGTACGGATATCAAAATCAAACCAGTTGACAATAGATGACCAAGCAAAAACGAAATATTTTTTCTTGTCCACAGATTTTGATGAAGTACAGGATTTTGAAGTAGTATCCCATAACCGTTTTTCCTTCCAAGCGATGTTATTCCAATTAAGGGACCGTATTATACAGGTATTTGAAGAACATTTGCAACCCGAACAGGCAGCAGTTTTATCCGGTATGCTATTGGGGCAGAAAGAAAAGATACCCTATTCTGTCACAGAATCCTTCCGACTAGCTGGATATTCCCACATGTTAGCGGTAAGTGGTTTGCATCTTTCGATTTTAATGGCATTGATAATAGGGACTTTAAGCAAAATCCGTGTGCCTAGAAAAGTTTCTTCTTTATTAGGAATTGTTTTTATCTTTTTATTTGCGCTGCTAACGGGTTGCTCCCCATCAGTTGTCCGTGCCGGTATTATGATGGGGGCGATTTTAATTGGAAAGTTAATGGATGCTAAAGCGGATTCGGTCAATTCACTGGGCTTAGCTGCTGGGTTAATTTTAATCATATCTCCTTTTTCTATTTTAAACCTCAGTTTTTTGCTCTCCTTTTCCGCAACATTTGGATTGGTGTTGTTGGCACGTCCGCTATCAAAACGGATATTTGAAAAAATAAAACTGAAATCCAGTTTGGTCCGATTTTTGGTGGAAGGGTTTAGTGTTGGGGTAAGCGCAACCATATTTACGATTCCAGTAATTGTTGCGTCTTTTTCTCAGTTCGTTTGGGTTTCCCCGATTTCCAATTTATTAGCAATTCCGTTGGCGACTGTTATTTTGTGTTTTGGATTTTTTATCGCTATTTTAGGATTGCTTCTGCCACAGGTATCCTTTTTATTGGCTCCTATTTGTTATTTGGAAAATGCTTCTATTTGGGGGTTGGAACAGCTGGCAAAACTATTTTCCCATGTACCGCCTATTCCGTTGCATTATGATTTTGTCCAGCTCTGGTGTGTTTTGAGTTTGGTGCTAGTTCTTATTGCCGTAGGGATTCATAAAAATAAATTCCTTGCATTGGTCGCTTGCGCTTCGGTTACTTGTTTAGTAGCTGGAGCGGTATCCTATCAAATTACAGTTTCCAATCAAATGATAATGGCTATTGTGGATGGAAGTTATGGGTATAGTGTAATACTTCAAAAAGATGGTACCACTGTGTTGTTGAACTGTGGAGGATATCGGGGAGGATATCATACCCTTTCCTATTTACAAGGCAAGGGTACCCAAAAAGTAGATTTGTTGGTTTTAACAGATGCCAATAAGAAAGAAGCGGCAGGAGTTCCATTTTTATTGGAGAATCAACAGGTGGATTGGATATGTGTTCCGGAAGAAGGAACAATGCTCGGCGATATTATGCAATCTGACCTGAGTAATACTCATGTAGTAGAGGATACTTCTATCCAAATCAATTGGGATGATTTTTGTTTGATTTTGGATGACCAGTCTGTTTTTTGTAAATGGGGAGAGGTGACGATTGCCATGGGAAATTATCCTCCAGTACCGGAAGGTGAAATCGTAACATTTTATTTAAAAAATGGGAAAACTACCAGGAAACCCGTGGATTTTTCTGTGAAATATGATATAATTTTAGAGAATAACCAAGTGTTATTGCAAAATGGTGAAACCGTATATCAAACGGAATCCAACTTAGTGGAATTGGTCTGTGATGAGAAGGGACAGGTGAAATAA
- a CDS encoding prenyltransferase/squalene oxidase repeat-containing protein, with protein sequence MIKRCLACCLVFALFFCFVTPVFAETESSESSSSMASSQPESTIESSSSSEQTSSSLESSSSQLSSTVASSSQQSFQNSTTTSILDRSSSQKEPVSNSGGFDGFENQDEAGFHWDDQMTAALNRASTWLGLNEKDETYLIVTGVCGTTTDVATATKMKQKIVERNGEYHQAFLLEQDILSLVFSGLNPKDFQGLDLIQVLYQYPDLPTEGVYSMAFALIAYDSNDYSLSRNARNSRKRLVNWLLESQNEDGSFGMPGSEIRDTATVLTALSNYVDQKEVSDAVRKGLVYLQDTQNKDGDFLQDGIAYSENLSYVMIALNSLGISVNDSRFAQNHQNLMDRLLAYQGSDGGFSVQIGEESTVRSTGQAILAMVATQHQINPYIQQNNLNYQSSSEGQSDGMSIQWIIAVVIAVLMIVGIVVVIYNRKKKLRKLQQLETEKEETKK encoded by the coding sequence ATGATAAAAAGATGTTTGGCATGCTGCCTTGTTTTTGCCTTATTCTTTTGTTTTGTTACTCCTGTTTTTGCGGAAACAGAGTCTTCTGAGTCCAGCTCCTCCATGGCTTCTTCCCAGCCAGAATCTACGATAGAATCCAGCAGTTCTTCCGAGCAAACCAGTTCTTCTTTAGAATCTAGTTCTTCCCAGTTATCTTCCACAGTAGCTTCTTCTAGCCAACAATCTTTTCAGAATTCGACAACAACTTCTATTCTAGACCGTTCTTCTAGCCAGAAGGAGCCTGTTTCCAATAGTGGAGGTTTTGATGGGTTCGAGAATCAGGACGAAGCTGGTTTTCATTGGGATGACCAGATGACCGCTGCCTTGAATCGAGCAAGTACTTGGCTGGGCTTAAACGAGAAAGATGAAACTTATTTAATTGTAACTGGAGTTTGTGGAACCACAACGGATGTTGCTACCGCTACCAAAATGAAACAGAAAATTGTGGAGCGCAATGGGGAATACCATCAGGCGTTCCTTTTAGAGCAGGATATTTTAAGCCTGGTATTTAGTGGATTAAATCCAAAAGACTTTCAAGGTCTTGACCTCATTCAAGTATTATACCAATACCCTGATTTGCCAACAGAAGGGGTTTATAGCATGGCGTTTGCTTTAATTGCATATGATAGCAATGATTATAGCTTGTCAAGGAACGCCAGAAATTCTCGAAAACGTCTAGTGAACTGGTTGTTGGAAAGCCAGAACGAAGATGGCTCTTTTGGAATGCCGGGTTCTGAAATTCGGGATACCGCTACAGTGTTAACGGCATTGTCCAATTATGTAGATCAAAAAGAAGTGAGTGACGCTGTCCGAAAAGGGCTTGTCTATCTACAGGATACTCAAAATAAAGATGGCGATTTTTTACAGGATGGAATAGCATATTCTGAGAACTTGAGCTATGTTATGATTGCGTTGAATTCCTTGGGAATATCAGTGAATGACTCCAGGTTTGCTCAGAATCATCAAAACTTGATGGATCGTTTGCTTGCGTATCAAGGGTCAGATGGAGGATTCTCGGTTCAAATAGGTGAGGAAAGTACGGTTCGTTCTACAGGACAGGCTATTTTAGCTATGGTGGCAACTCAGCATCAAATTAATCCGTATATCCAGCAAAATAACCTAAACTATCAATCATCAAGTGAAGGACAATCCGATGGAATGTCAATTCAATGGATTATAGCAGTTGTAATTGCTGTTTTGATGATTGTCGGTATAGTGGTTGTTATTTATAACCGCAAAAAGAAACTGAGAAAACTGCAACAACTGGAAACGGAGAAAGAGGAAACAAAAAAATGA
- a CDS encoding J domain-containing protein yields the protein MTDPYQILGISQNATDEQVKQAYNVMQRKYHPDNYDDSNMKKFASEKLQEATDAFDSIMNERRKTQAKNNSNPTITIDNPETGGNNSSYSYEQAQPGGYTNYNTNSSAGFTDIRNMIQNNRMVEAEELLDGMGPESRTAEWYFLKGTVFFSRGWIDDATNYFSTANRMDPNNAEYRAALNRMAWQRQGNFGSAQNGQYRTPQNNVGGCSGCDLCSGLICADCCCECMGGDLISCC from the coding sequence ATGACAGATCCATATCAGATTCTTGGAATTAGTCAAAACGCTACAGATGAACAAGTAAAACAAGCCTATAATGTGATGCAACGGAAATACCATCCAGATAATTATGATGACTCTAACATGAAAAAATTTGCATCAGAGAAATTACAGGAAGCTACGGATGCGTTTGATTCTATTATGAATGAGCGTCGTAAAACGCAGGCAAAGAATAATAGTAATCCAACCATAACAATTGACAACCCAGAAACTGGTGGCAATAACTCTTCATATTCTTATGAACAGGCACAGCCTGGGGGCTATACAAACTATAATACCAATTCCTCAGCTGGATTTACGGATATCCGTAATATGATCCAAAACAATCGTATGGTAGAGGCAGAAGAACTGTTAGATGGCATGGGGCCGGAGAGTCGAACTGCTGAATGGTATTTTCTGAAAGGCACAGTGTTTTTTTCCAGAGGATGGATTGACGACGCTACCAACTATTTTTCTACTGCGAACCGAATGGATCCCAATAATGCGGAATACCGTGCAGCATTAAACCGTATGGCTTGGCAGCGCCAAGGAAATTTTGGTTCCGCACAAAATGGTCAATACCGTACCCCACAAAATAATGTGGGGGGATGCAGTGGATGTGATTTATGTAGTGGCTTAATCTGTGCAGACTGTTGTTGTGAATGTATGGGCGGCGACTTGATTTCCTGCTGTTAA
- a CDS encoding DUF5685 family protein, which produces MFGYVKPYKPELKIAEFEWYKGIYCGLCKQMGRLYGPIARMMLSYDMTFLALVSLSLKDQCHGLKRQVCIAHPLTKKNCMCACDDLSFAAHTAMIMAYYKVKDNIRDSGFWGKIKYALALPVVSFTHRKAKKCQPEMEEAVAAMMEQQWKAEQEMVTSIDRASDPTATALGKIAAMLGTDEKQKYILQKVGYMLGKYIYLIDALDDLEDDIKTGNYNPYLLKFHTKQPTEEQKKEIIQYAVEVTNLTIAQLAAAYELLDIKRFKPILDNIIYLGLKDTRTIILQKREKQNDRSISDSWN; this is translated from the coding sequence TTGTTTGGTTATGTAAAGCCTTATAAACCTGAATTGAAAATTGCTGAATTTGAATGGTATAAAGGGATTTATTGTGGGCTTTGTAAGCAGATGGGGCGATTGTATGGACCCATTGCCAGAATGATGCTCAGTTATGACATGACCTTTTTAGCATTGGTTTCCCTTTCCTTAAAAGATCAGTGCCATGGTTTAAAACGGCAGGTTTGTATTGCGCATCCACTTACGAAAAAGAATTGTATGTGCGCTTGTGATGATTTGTCATTTGCTGCCCATACCGCCATGATTATGGCCTACTATAAAGTAAAGGATAATATTCGTGACAGTGGTTTTTGGGGAAAAATAAAATATGCTTTAGCTTTACCAGTTGTCAGCTTTACTCATCGGAAAGCAAAAAAATGCCAACCCGAGATGGAAGAGGCCGTAGCAGCGATGATGGAGCAACAATGGAAAGCGGAACAGGAAATGGTTACCAGTATTGATAGGGCGAGTGACCCAACCGCAACTGCACTTGGAAAGATTGCGGCAATGTTGGGGACAGATGAAAAACAAAAATACATCTTGCAAAAAGTTGGCTATATGCTGGGAAAATATATTTATCTAATAGACGCCTTGGATGATTTGGAAGATGATATCAAAACAGGTAATTACAATCCTTATCTTTTAAAATTTCACACAAAGCAGCCAACAGAAGAGCAAAAAAAGGAAATTATTCAGTATGCCGTGGAGGTAACCAATTTAACAATTGCTCAATTAGCAGCTGCTTATGAATTGCTCGATATAAAGCGGTTTAAGCCGATTTTAGATAATATTATTTATTTAGGGTTAAAAGATACTCGAACGATAATTTTACAAAAAAGGGAGAAACAAAATGACAGATCCATATCAGATTCTTGGAATTAG